From one Sulfurovum sp. UBA12169 genomic stretch:
- the cysK gene encoding cysteine synthase A: protein MIANSIEELIGNTPLVKINSLSKINGATILGKCEFMNPTSSVKDRIAFNMINEALKSGEINEETIIIEPTSGNTGIGLAAICAAKKMKLILTMPESMSIERRKLLAHLGAKLVLTPASEGMSGAIAKAAQLETELNNARVLQQFSNPNNPDIHRKTTALEILHDTKNSVDIFVAAVGTGGTLTGTSEVLKEIIPALQVIAVEPKASSVLRGEPAGPHKIQGIGAGFIPEILNTKIYDEVIAVSNEDAFAMSKKMAQEEGLLIGISAGANLVAANLLAGRPQNKGKTIVTILCDTAERYLSTELFDA from the coding sequence ATGATCGCCAATAGTATTGAAGAGCTTATCGGAAACACCCCCTTGGTCAAAATCAACTCTCTCTCAAAAATAAACGGGGCAACAATATTAGGAAAATGTGAATTTATGAATCCTACCTCTTCGGTCAAAGACAGGATTGCCTTTAATATGATCAACGAAGCGCTCAAATCTGGAGAAATAAACGAAGAAACAATCATCATAGAACCTACCAGCGGCAATACGGGTATAGGGCTTGCCGCTATCTGTGCTGCTAAAAAAATGAAGCTTATTCTCACAATGCCTGAGTCCATGAGTATTGAAAGGCGAAAACTGCTTGCGCATTTGGGCGCCAAACTGGTTCTCACGCCTGCTTCCGAAGGAATGAGCGGCGCTATTGCCAAAGCCGCTCAATTGGAAACAGAATTAAACAATGCGAGGGTCTTGCAACAGTTTAGCAATCCAAACAATCCTGACATCCATAGAAAAACCACTGCACTTGAGATATTGCATGATACCAAAAATAGTGTAGATATTTTTGTGGCGGCAGTCGGAACAGGGGGCACACTCACAGGCACTTCAGAAGTTCTTAAAGAGATAATTCCTGCGCTCCAGGTTATAGCCGTTGAGCCGAAAGCCTCATCGGTGCTCAGAGGCGAACCGGCAGGACCACACAAAATACAAGGGATCGGGGCAGGCTTTATACCCGAAATTCTCAATACTAAGATTTACGATGAAGTCATTGCCGTAAGCAATGAAGATGCATTCGCCATGTCTAAAAAAATGGCACAGGAAGAAGGATTGCTTATAGGGATTTCAGCAGGAGCAAACCTTGTGGCTGCCAATCTTCTTGCCGGTCGCCCCCAAAATAAAGGGAAGACTATAGTCACTATACTTTGTGACACTGCAGAACGCTATCTTTCTACTGAACTTTTTGATGCCTAA
- a CDS encoding dihydroorotase, which yields MSLILHSPLDMHLHLRDEKMLENIAQASAHTFSGGLIMPNLVPPVSSKEEIIAYKNRILKAIGKETFTPYMTLFFKSAYDKTFLESVRDEITAIKLYPAGITTNSEGGVSGFDIEELRGALEAMSELDIPLCVHGETNGFVMDREAEFVAIYEKLASAFPKLKIIMEHITTKKSVEALDKFENLYATITVHHLMITLDDVAGGMLKPHLFCKPIAKRPEDREALLRVALNAHPKVMFGSDSAPHPQHAKESCGCAAGVFTAPIALQVLAELFEKNGASQEKLQAFIRDNAQKIYNITPLPKKIVLEKKPFKVPQLYNGVVPMYAGEEIAYSIKEVYDGQ from the coding sequence ATGTCACTCATACTCCATTCTCCTCTCGATATGCATCTGCACCTAAGAGACGAAAAAATGCTCGAAAACATCGCACAAGCAAGTGCGCATACATTTTCAGGCGGACTTATTATGCCTAATCTTGTACCGCCCGTGAGCAGCAAAGAAGAGATCATTGCATATAAAAATCGCATTTTAAAAGCTATTGGAAAAGAAACATTTACCCCCTATATGACACTTTTTTTCAAATCCGCATACGATAAAACTTTTCTCGAGAGCGTGCGCGATGAAATTACAGCTATCAAGCTCTATCCTGCCGGTATCACAACCAACTCCGAAGGGGGAGTAAGCGGTTTTGACATAGAAGAGCTGCGGGGCGCACTGGAAGCAATGAGTGAACTTGATATCCCCTTATGTGTTCACGGGGAGACAAACGGTTTTGTTATGGATAGAGAAGCAGAGTTTGTGGCCATTTATGAAAAACTTGCCTCGGCTTTTCCAAAGCTTAAAATTATCATGGAACATATCACTACCAAAAAAAGCGTAGAAGCACTCGACAAATTTGAAAATCTTTATGCAACCATTACCGTGCATCATTTGATGATTACCCTTGATGATGTCGCCGGAGGGATGCTTAAGCCTCATCTTTTCTGCAAACCCATCGCTAAACGCCCTGAAGACAGAGAGGCTTTGCTCAGAGTAGCCCTAAACGCTCATCCCAAAGTCATGTTTGGTTCAGATTCAGCACCTCATCCTCAACACGCCAAAGAGTCTTGCGGTTGTGCGGCAGGTGTTTTTACTGCACCTATTGCCCTTCAGGTGCTTGCCGAACTTTTTGAAAAAAACGGTGCATCACAAGAAAAACTTCAAGCATTTATTCGCGATAATGCACAAAAAATCTACAACATCACACCCTTGCCTAAAAAGATCGTTTTAGAAAAGAAACCATTCAAGGTTCCTCAACTTTATAACGGAGTAGTCCCAATGTATGCAGGAGAAGAGATCGCTTACTCTATTAAAGAAGTCTACGATGGACAGTAA